Proteins found in one Choristoneura fumiferana chromosome 16, NRCan_CFum_1, whole genome shotgun sequence genomic segment:
- the LOC141436583 gene encoding LOW QUALITY PROTEIN: putative receptor-type tyrosine-protein phosphatase mosPTP-1 (The sequence of the model RefSeq protein was modified relative to this genomic sequence to represent the inferred CDS: inserted 5 bases in 4 codons; deleted 3 bases in 2 codons) has translation MFLMIAQSSRQCVFGTRCVHLVARHQDRVLLSVQPPSFLQLDHRERLMYITKSLLLMQFEMKSRSLLPFLSSHSVGEGRKRRVYKNALLFLNYYADYKLYFVTVPSAPQNLTVNRVTSEDIHLSWAPPTTFTHHFIPNPEPKATADNTELQGDEPMKNDLPAIRAETLTNFETIIDSYKKDKLKYNDEFPLPDIMNDYRIRRDLRSHRHRKRRQDVNATDTRTTHAEKHDLETHEAVEFPIEVVKKSFTPSTRKDATQIAYVLYFEQGVPKIDASTVIGVPSSADVKKMNYFPSDLGMGDYSKATKNLTLLNTAGVLTKVVGFRLRNLKPFTPYKIWVRAFYNFSLQGVKSSDLLDRLGPQSEPLYVLTDVLPPSAPVILNLTCDQPHDILYLQWRQPLEYNNSLDQYVVTLRKLPEQQPRTRLKLPTSKSDIETTISVSVELENVTRYEVKIYAVTLSVARALTLVNGTESPPKEVSSEWCMAHSEARVPSELAPEQAGPSAVLMCVAPVALLACVGAAVLYWRCRSRLSKCISAAYNYLEEGGERAARAPLNAYKKPVVNCSPLRACAEPGSPAAAPEPAARPPRMAGLQHPAVPARDFPRHVAALHADGDIGFSKEYEIVVAKSAALGHTSHHSHRPENRLKNRYLNITAYDHSRVCVSLGGRCGAAGCGRGAGAGGGGACGYVNANFIDGMLPELDARARRRLHARTHRQPSIKPAKPPPIVAEGIESAFLNIEFSGIVESEASDSDSDRSDDDPELDDVYVDVDGVPTRVKLEWLVWRRRYIATQGPTPHTLDAFWRMIWQHKVHTVVMITNLVERGRRKCDMYWPXGGRGSSAEFGGVHVTLLHEDVRAAYTVRHMRVRNQNHKPESSPPSPLSEEDAAGRMVVQYHYTXWPDHGTPRHPLAVLPFVQAAAADPGTVLVHCSAGVGRTGTYIVLDAQLNQLKLTGTLSPLGFLCRARTQRNHLVQTEEQYVFVHDALLEHVRSGNTEVPFTEAREYLVKLLQPISEDELAVLDLNPPKHKSVNDLTNGIENGDTASLKSSKDETDKDVVENGSQLSIKTDDLNSEQSKSVKEDEDVKEVMTNGDDSEGVYDLGPRSTDTYSKKMQAYNNMTEQEKEELRRANRAENYALLERMRSLANRNQSYXGPPPVNLLEKQFLLIMRSCVEPSVCARAPHNIEKNRPXAALPSDTARVMLVPKPGVEGSEYVNASWVCGRRRLREYAVTQHPPAGAAPELWRLLWDHTAQLVLTLGPPPRR, from the exons TACATCACGAAGTCCTTATTGTTGATGCAGTTTGAAATGAAATCACGATCGTTATTACCATTTCTTTCTTCACACAGTGTGGGTGAGGGCAGAAAGAGAAG agtttataaaaatgcattattatttcttaattaTTATGCTGATTATAAACTGTATTTTGTTACAGTTCCGTCCGCACCGCAGAACCTTACTGTTAACAGAGTGACGTCAGAAGACATCCATCTATCATGGGCCCCGCCAACCACCTTCACTCACCATTTCATCCCCAACCCAGAACCCAAAGCAACCGCGGATAATACAGAACTTCAAGGCGACGAGCCAATGAAGAACGACCTACCAGCTATACGCGCTGAAACTCTCACAAACTTCGAGACAATCATAGACTCATACAAGAAGGACAAGCTAAAATACAATGACGAGTTTCCGCTTCCCGATATAATGAACGACTATAGAATCCGTCGCGATTTGCGCTCCCATAGGCACAGAAAACGTCGCCAAGACGTCAACGCCACAGACACAAGAACGACGCATGCCGAGAAACATGACTTAGAAACACATGAAGCTGTCGAGTTCCCCATAGAAGTTGTAAAGAAGTCATTCACACCGTCTACCCGC AAGGACGCGACCCAAATCGCCTACGTCCTGTATTTCGAACAGGGTGTCCCAAAGATTGACGCGTCGACGGTTATAGGGGTCCCGAGTTCCGCTGATGTGAAGAAAATGAACTATTTCCCTAGTGACCTTGGTATGGGCGACTATTCGAAGGCTACAAAGAATCTGACGCTGCTTAACACGGCTGGTGTGCTGACTAAAGTGGTTGGGTTTCGGTTGAggaatttaa AGCCCTTCACCCCCTATAAGATCTGGGTGCGCGCGTTCTACAACTTCTCGCTGCAAGGGGTCAAGTCCTCGGACCTCCTGGACCGATTGGGCCCGCAGTCGGAGCCACTTTACGTCCTCACCGATGTCTTGCCTCCATCGGCGCCGGTCATATTGAACTTGACCTGCGATCAGCCTCACG ACATCCTGTACCTCCAATGGCGGCAGCCGCTGGAGTACAACAACTCTCTGGACCAGTATGTGGTGACCCTGAGGAAACTGCCCGAGCAGCAGCCGAGGACACGGCTCAAACTGCCCACCAGCAAAAGTGACATCGAGACTACCATCAGCGTC TCCGTGGAGCTGGAAAACGTAACGCGTTACGAAGTGAAGATTTACGCCGTCACGCTGTCGGTGGCGCGCGCGCTGACGCTCGTCAACGGCACAGAATCACCGCCGAAG GAGGTGTCCAGCGAATGGTGCATGGCTCATTCGGAGGCGCGCGTGCCGAGTGAGCTGGCGCCCGAGCAGGCCGGGCCCAGCGCCGTGCTGATGTGTGTCGCGCCCGTCGCGCTGCTCGCCTGCGTCGGCGCCGCCGTGCTCTACTGGAG GTGCAGGTCCCGCCTCAGCAAATGCATCAGCGCCGCCTACAACTACTTGGAGGAGGGCGGGGAgagggctgcgcgggcgccgctcAACGCTTATAAGAAACCTG TAGTGAACTGTTCCCCGCTGCGCGCGTGCGCAGAGCCGGGCTCACCGGCGGCGGCGCCGGAGCCGGCCGCGCGTCCGCCGCGCATGGCCGGGCTGCAGCACCCCGCCGTGCCCGCCAGGGACTTCCCGAGGCACGTCGCCGCGCTCCACGCCGACGGCGACATCGGCTTCAG CAAAGAATACGAGATAGTTGTGGCGAAGTCTGCTGCCCTGGGGCACACCAGCCACCACAGCCACCGACCGGAGAACCGGCTGAAGAACCGCTATCTCAATATTACTGCTT ACGACCACTCGCGCGTGTGCGTGTCGCTGGGCGGTCGCTGCGGCGCGGCGGgctgcgggcgcggg gcgggcgcgggcggcggcggcgcctgcGGCTACGTCAACGCCAACTTCATCGACGGGATGCTGCCCGAGTTGGACGCGCGCGCGCGACGCCGTCTACACGCCAGGACACACAG GCAACCATCCATAAAGCCCGCGAAGCCGCCTCCGATAGTAGCGGAGGGCATCGAGAGCGCGTTCCTCAACATCGAGTTCTCCGGCATCGTGGAAAGCGAGGCCAGCGACAGCGACAGCGACCGCAGCGACGACGACCCCGAGCTCGACGACGTTTACGTCGACGTCG atgGAGTCCCGACCCGCGTGAAGCTGGAGTGGCTGGTGTGGCGGCGGCGCTACATTGCGACGCAGGGCCCCACGCCGCACACGCTCGACGCGTTCTGGCGCATGATCTGGCAACACAAAGTGCACACCGTCGTCATGATAACTAACCTCGTCGAGCGGGGCCGG CGCAAGTGCGACATGTACtggc gcggcgggcgcggcagCTCCGCGGAGTTCGGCGGCGTGCACGTGACGCTGCTGCACGAGGACGTGCGCGCCGCCTACACCGTGCGGCACATGCGCGTGCGCAACCAGAACCACAAACCG GAGAGCTCGCCGCCCAGTCCCTTGTCAGAGGAGGATGCAGCCGGGCGCATGGTGGTGCAGTACCATTACAC GTGGCCGGACCACGGCACGCCGCGGCACCCGCTGGCCGTGCTGCCGTTCGTGCAGGCCGCCGCCGCAGACCCCGGCACCGTGCTGGTGCACTGCAG CGCCGGCGTCGGCCGCACAGGCACTTACATAGTCCTCGACGCGCAGCTCAACCAGCTCAAACTGACCGGAACCCTGTCACCCCTAGGGTTCCTTTGCCGCGCACGCACACAGCGAAACCACCTCGTACAAACAGAGGAGCAATATGTGTTCGTGCACGACGCACTATTAGAACACGTGAGGTCCGGCAACACAGAAGTACCATTTACAGAAGCGCGAGAATATCTAGTCAAATTACTCCAGCCAATCAGCGAGGACGAACTAGCTGTCTTAGACTTAAACCCACCTAAACATAAAAGCGTCAATGATTTAACTAATGGCATAGAAAATGGCGACACGGCGAGCTTGAAATCAAGCAAAGACGAAACCGATAAAGATGTCGTCGAAAATGGTAGTCAGCTTTCAATCAAGACTGACGATTTGAACAGCGAACAGAGCAAGTCGGTTAAGGAGGATGAAGATGTTAAGGAGGTGATGACGAATGGTGATGACAGCGAAGGCGTTTATGATCTGGGACCGCGGTCGACGGATACGTATAGTAAGAAAATGCAGGCGTATAATAATATGACCGAACAGGAGAAGGAAGAGCTAAGGAG GGCTAACCGAGCGGAAAACTACGCGTTGCTAGAACGCATGCGCTCGCTGGCCAACCGGAACCAGTCAT CAGGGCCGCCGCCGGTCAATCTGCTCGAGAAACAGTTCTTG CTAATCATGCGATCGTGCGTGGAGCCGAGTGTGTGCGCTCGCGCGCCGCACAACATAGAGAAGAATCGTC GCGCCGCGCTGCCCTCCGACACGGCCCGCGTCATGCTCGTGCCCAAGCCAGGCGTCGAAG GCAGTGAATACGTGAACGCGTCGTGGGTATGCGGACGACGGCGCCTGCGCGAGTACGCCGTGACGCAGCACCCgccggccggcgccgcgcccgagCTGTGGCGGCTGCTGTGGGACCACACCGCGCAGCTGGTGCTGACGCTGGGCCCCCCCCCGCGCCGGTAA